A genomic window from Salvia miltiorrhiza cultivar Shanhuang (shh) chromosome 5, IMPLAD_Smil_shh, whole genome shotgun sequence includes:
- the LOC130986158 gene encoding E3 ubiquitin-protein ligase UPL1-like, protein MKLKRRRALEVPLKIKSFINNVTATPLEKIEEPLKNFSWEFDKGDFHHWVDLFNHFDTFFEKFIKPRKDLQLEDNFLESDPPFPRDAVLQILRVIRVILENCTNKHFYSSYEHHLSSLLASTDADVVEACLQTLAAFLKKSIGKYIIRDVSLNSRLFSFAQGWGGKEEGLGLIPCALQNISDPIALELGSTLHFEFYSVNEASVEPTSTEQTTRGLQVIHMPDVNARKESDLELLNKLVVEYKVPHNLRFSLLTRLRFARAFSSLEARQQYTCIRLYAFVVLVQACSDTDDLVSFFNAEPEFINELVTMLSYEDAVPEKIRILSLLSLVALCQDRSRQPTVLTAVTSGGHRGILSSLMQKAIGSVVNNSSKWSVVFAEALLSLVTVLVSSSSGCSAMREAGFIPTLLPLLKDTDPQHLHLVSTAVHVLEAFMDYSNPAAALFRDLGGLDDTISRLMVEVSHVENGTKQLSTSGDLESSEYGGSEIGTSTSAELDSLQPLYSEALVSYHRRLLMKALLRAISLGTYAPGTTARMYGTEESLLPHCLCIIFKRAKDFGGGVFSLAATVMSDVIHKDPTCFSILEAAGLPSAFMDAIMDGVLCSAEAITCIPQCLDALCLNNNGLQAVKERNALRCFVRVFTSKQYLRALAADTSGSLSSGLDELMRHASSLRGPGVDMLIEILTKIAKIGSGLDTASPTTDYPSSSQPVPMETEPDDRDVVSADDRDLCKPGSSEQSSDLVPDASLSNVESFLPDCISNAARLLETILQNSDTCRIFVEKKGIECVLQLLSLPLLPASVSLGQSIAVAFKNFSAHHSAALARAVCSLLREHLKSTDELLSSIKGSQLAEVEVSQRVKILKSLSTLEGYLSLSNSLLKGATTIVSELGSADADVLKDLGKAYREVLWQVSLCCELKVEDKRNVDVEPESADTGPSNVAGRESDDDANIPSIRYMNPVSIRNSSHPQWGVERDFISVVRSSEVFSRRSRHSLARLRGGRTGRHLEALQIDSEAGVSSTEAQPHGTKKKSPEVLVLDNLNKLASTMRSFFTALVKGFTLPNRRRTETGSLSSASKSIGTALAKVFLEALGFPDPNSGVDISLSVKCRYLGKVVDDMVALTFDSRRRTCYTAMINKFYVHGTFKELLTTFDATSQLLWNVPYAISTSGAEHEKSGDGSKLSQSSWLLDTLQSYCQELEYFVNSGLLLSSTSASQAQLLVQPVAVGLSIGLFPVPRDPEAFIRMLQSQVLDVILPVWNHPMFPNCSLGFITSIISLITHVYNGVSDAKQNRNGLPGTASQRFIPPPPDEATIATIVEMGFSRARAEEALRRVETNSVEMAMEWLFSHAEDPVQEDDELARALALSLGNSTETPKVDGADKSADASAEEGQAKPPPVDYILAVAVKLFQGCDSMALAFPLTDLLGTLCSRSKGEDRSKVISYIVQQLKLCPLDFSKDSCALGMISHTLALLLSEDGTTREIAAQNGIVSIAVDILINFMERTEVSQELLVPKCISALLLILDDLVQSRPKISSDADEGTVPGALSGLSGNQAPSEAIKEKSLPADECKDESAKDSSVFEKLLGKPTGYLTMEESHKVLGIACDLIKRHVPPIIMQAVLQLCARLTKSHALAVQFLESGGMVALFSLPRSCFFPGYDTLASAIVRHLLEDPQTLQTAMELEIRQTLSGSRHGGRVLARTFLTSMAPVISRDPEIFMRAVTAVCQLEPSGGRSIIVISKDKDKDKEKKASGFDTGVSTNECIRLTENKAHDGSSKFSKAHKKVSANLTQVIDYLLEIVSTYPPYHGDDDWGGHASAMDIDEPANKVKGKSKVNETIKIGTDSQSEKSAALAKVTFVLKLLSDIMLMYVHVVGVILRRDLEMCQQRGSSHFEYPGQGGIVHHVLHRLLPLAIDKSAGPDEWRDKLSEKASWFLVVLAGRSSEGRRRVVNELVKALSLFTNVEINSSSSSLLPDKKVFAFVDLVYSILSKNSSSGNLPGSGCSPDIAKSMIDGGIVPCLSGIFQVIDLDHPDAPKVVNLILKSLESLTRAANTSEQVSRADTLNKKKVNGPIGRADSQGGGAASSQQLQSSAENRSSEHGLSGNAGSEAVPPDNSRDDGDQIANPNQSAEQELRIEDPTTDTPLDLGDDYMREDMEESGALPNGEQIEMSFHVENRVDDDMNEEEDDMGDDGEDDDDGEDEDEDIAEDGTGLMSLADTDVEDHDDTGLGDEYNDDMVDEEDDDFHENRVIEVRWREALDGLDHLQVLGQPGAGGGLIDVSAEAFEGVNVDDFFGIRRSFGFERRRQANRTSYERSVTEGNGLQHPLLSRPSNSGDLFSMWSSAGNSSRDSEGLSAGNLDLAHFYMFDAPVLPYDNAPTNLFGDRLGGSAPPQLADFSVGLESLRGSGRRGPGDGRWTDDGQPQGGGQASAIAQAVEEQFISQLSNTDPAESASERPSQNLGLQERHEGDPVVATDNQLAVEEVNPEIVAEPESDGHQAIEVQPSDIGMDSMETGDGSAIGTEPLETSSSSVAQDGVLFDRTSSGLVPSQAEGSNRSPGPDSHSSCHALLVSEPDMAGPGGHASSVPESVDVEMNVTDVERDQVESGLPLSGVNLEEPSVQQDGLVAQDAGRTDETSLNSEASNANGIDPTFLEALPEDLRAEVLASQQAQSAPAPTYAPPRVEDIDPEFLAALPPDIQAEVLAQQRAQRIAQQSEGQPVDMDNASIIATFPADLREEVLLTSSEALLSALPSPLLAEAQMLRDRAMSHYHARSLFGSNQRLNTRGNRFGFDRQTVMDRGVGVNIGRRASSVAENLKLNELEGEPLLDANGLKALIRLLRLAQPLGKGLLQRLLLNLCSHNNTRAILVRLLLDMIKPETVSTMGAVTSMNTQRLYGCQSDVVYGRSQLCDGVPPLVLRRVLEILTYLATNHSGVASLLFHFESSNIPDFAYTNQSEGKNAKGKDKITGGQHHMYVSESSENKDVPLILLLRLLSEPLFLRSIAHLEQVMGLLQVVVYAAASKVDIQINTEETAPPAEIPPGNETISDTHSDMESIQLNQSATALNSKSDGQRSVRTNDIFLLMPHSDLRNLCGLLGHEGLSDKVYTLAGDVLRKLASVAAAHRKFFVVELSELAQRLSSSAVNELITLRDTHMLGLSAGSMAGAAVLRVLQILSSLTSVGSDSDKTKARNDNNKEKVNNEEQEEHATMWKLNVALEPLWEELSECISSMESELNQSSQSSVVSNISMGDHMQGSSSASPPLPPGTQRLLPFIEGFFVLCEKLQANNSILQQDQSNVTAREVKESGGSSVPLSIKSVDAYRIFDGSVTFVRFAEKHRRLLNAFVRQNPGLLEKSLSMLLKAPRLIDFDNKRAYFRSRIRQQHDQHLSGPLRISVRRAYILEDSYNQLRMRPNQDLKGRLNVHFQGEEGIDAGGLTREWYQLLSRVIFDKGALLFTTVGNNATFQPNPNSVYQTEHLSYFRFVGRVVAKALFDGQLLDVYFTRSFYKHILGVKVTYHDIEAVDPDYYKNLKWMLENDVSDIPDLTFSMDADEEKHILYEKTEVTDYELKPGGRNIRVTEETKHEYVDLVADHILTNAIRPQINSFLDGFNELVPRELISIFNDKELELLISGLPEIDLDDLKVNTEYTGYTSASNVVQWFWEVVEGFNKEDMARLLQFVTGTSKVPLEGFKALQGISGPQKFQIHKAYGAPERLPSAHTCFNQLDLPEYSSKGQLQERLLLAIHEASEGFGFG, encoded by the exons ATGAAGTTGAAGCGAAGGAGGGCGCTTGAAGTG CCTTTGAAGATTAAATCCTTCATCAACAATGTTACTGCTACACCCCTGGAGAAAATAGAGGAACCGCTTAAAAATTTTTCTTGGGAGTTTGATAAG ggcgatttccatcattgggTCGACTTATTTAATCACTTCGACACCTTTTTTGAGAAATTTATTAAACCAAGGAAGGATTTGCAACTTGAGGACAACTTTTTAGAATCAGATCCGCCGTTTCCACGGGATGCCGTTCTACAGATTCTCCGTGTCATAAGAGTGATATTAGAAAACTGCACTAATAAGCATTTCTACAGCTCTTATGAG CATCACTTGTCATCTCTACTTGCTTCCACCGATGCAGATGTTGTGGAGGCTTGCCTGCAGACTTTGGCTGCATTTTTGAAGAAATCCATTGGAAAGTATATAATAAGGGATGTTTCCCTAAATTCAAGATTATTTTCTTTTGCCCAGGGCTGGGGGGGTAAAGAAGAAGGTCTTGGATTGATTCCATGTGCTTTGCAGAATATATCTGACCCAATTGCTCTTGAGTTGGGTAGCACTCtgcattttgaattttattCTGTGAATGAAGCTTCAGTTGAACCCACTTCTACAGAACAGACAACAAGGGGTTTACAAGTTATACACATGCCTGATGTGAATGCAAGAAAAGAATCTGATCTTGAACTTCTGAATAAATTAGTTGTAGAGTATAAAGTTCCCCATAACTTGAGATTTTCTCTTTTGACAAGGTTGCGGTTTGCTAGGGCTTTCAGCTCCTTAGAAGCAAGGCAGCAATATACTTGTATCCGCCTCTATGCCTTTGTGGTTCTTGTTCAAGCATGTAGTGATACTGATGACCTTGTTTCTTTCTTCAATGCTGAACCAGAGTTCATCAATGAATTGGTTACTATGTTAAGCTATGAAGATGCAGTTCCAGAAAAGATTCGAATTTTAAGTCTTCTTTCCCTGGTTGCTCTTTGTCAAGATAGGTCACGTCAGCCTACAGTATTGACAGCTGTGACATCTGGTGGACATCGTGGCATTCTCTCTAGCCTTATGCAAAAGGCAATTGGCTCAGTTGTAAATAATTCATCAAAGTGGTCTGTTGTTTTCGCCGAGGCTCTGTTGTCTCTAGTTACAGTTTTGGTCTCATCATCATCAGGTTGCTCAGCCATGCGTGAAGCAGGATTTATCCCCACTCTTCTACCTCTACTGAAAGATACCGACCCTCAGCACTTGCATTTGGTTAGCACTGCTGTACATGTTTTGGAAGCCTTTATGGATTACAGCAATCCAGCTGCTGCTCTTTTTCGAGACTTGGGAGGTCTAGATGATACCATTTCACGCCTAATGGTAGAAGTCTCTCATGTTGAAAATGGTACAAAGCAGCTAAGTACTTCTGGAGACCTTGAAAGTTCGGAATATGGTGGTTCTGAGATAGGTACAAGTACTTCTGCTGAGCTTGATAGTCTGCAGCCTCTTTACTCTGAGGCACTGGTTTCCTATCACCGCCGGCTGTTGATGAAAGCCTTATTGCGTGCTATATCACTAGGAACTTATGCTCCTGGAACAACTGCTCGTATGTATGGTACAGAAGAGAGCTTGTTGCCGCACTGCTTGTGTATAATATTCAAACGTGCTAAAGATTTTGGTGGGGGTGTCTTTTCACTTGCAGCTACAGTGATGAGTGATGTAATTCATAAAGATCCTACCTGCTTTTCTATCCTAGAAGCAGCAGGTCTTCCTTCTGCCTTTATGGACGCCATAATGGATGGTGTTCTTTGCTCGGCCGAGGCTATTACCTGCATACCACAGTGTCTTGATGCATTGTGTTTGAATAACAATGGTCTTCAGGCTGTGAAAGAACGTAATGCTTTGAGGTGCTTTGTAAGAGTCTTCACTTCCAAACAGTACCTGCGAGCTCTTGCAGCTGATACATCAGGTTCCTTATCAAGCGGCCTGGATGAACTCATGCGCCATGCTTCCTCTTTACGGGGACCGGGTGTAGACATGCTGATTGAGATATTGACAAAAATTGCTAAAATAGGATCTGGACTTGACACTGCATCTCCAACTACAGATTATCCAAGCAGCTCTCAACCTGTTCCAATGGAAACCGAACCCGATGACAGAGATGTGGTTTCAGCTGATGATAGAGATCTGTGCAAGCCTGGTAGTTCTGAGCAATCATCAGACTTGGTCCCTGATGCATCATTATCAAATGTTGAATCGTTTTTGCCTGATTGTATAAGCAATGCTGCTCGTCTTCTAGAAacaattcttcaaaattctgaTACATGCCGTATTTTCGTTGAGAAGAAGGGAATTGAGTGTGTCCTGCAATTGCTTTCTTTGCCTCTGTTGCCTGCTTCAGTATCTCTTGGTCAAAGCATAGCTGTTGCTTTTAAAAATTTCTCTGCTCATCATTCTGCTGCACTTGCTCGTGCAGTATGTTCTTTGCTAAGGGAACATTTGAAATCAACAGATGAACTTTTGAGTTCAATTAAGGGATCCCAACTTGCTGAGGTGGAAGTTTCTCAGAGAGTAAAGATCTTGAAGAGCCTCTCTACTTTGGAAGGATACTTATCTCTTTCTAATTCTTTGTTAAAAGGAGCAACTACCATTGTTTCTGAACTGGGTTCTGCAGATGCAGATGTATTGAAAGACCTTGGGAAAGCTTACAGGGAAGTGCTGTGGCAAGTATCTTTGTGCTGTGAGTTGAAGGTGGAGGACAAACGCAATGTTGATGTGGAGCCTGAAAGTGCAGATACTGGTCCGTCTAATGTGGCGGGAAGGGAGAGTGACGACGATGCTAATATTCCATCTATTAGATACATGAATCCTGTGTCAATCAGAAATAGTTCTCACCCACAGTGGGGAGTCGAACGTGACTTCATATCTGTGGTCCGCTCAAGTGAGGTTTTCAGTCGCCGCAGTCGACATAGTTTGGCTCGTCTTCGCGGTGGCAGGACTGGGAGGCATTTGGAAGCCTTACAAATTGATTCTGAAGCTGGAGTAAGTAGTACCGAGGCTCAGCCACATGGAACGAAGAAGAAGAGTCCAGAAGTACTGGTTTTAGACAACCTTAATAAGCTCGCTTCAACCATGCGATCTTTCTTCACAGCCCTTGTGAAAGGTTTTACTTTACCAAATCGTCGGAGGACTGAAACGGGATCCTTAAGTTCAGCTTCAAAGAGTATTGGAACTGCCCTAGCGAAAGTTTTTCTTGAGGCTCTGGGTTTTCCGGATCCCAACTCCGGGGTTGATATCTCATTGTCTGTCAAGTGTCGCTATCTTGGAAAGGTTGTCGATGACATGGTCGCTCTCACATTTGATAGTAGGCGACGGACTTGTTACACTGCAATGATTAACAAATTTTACGTCCATGGAACCTTCAAGGAGCTTCTCACAACATTTGACGCCACAAGTCAGTTGTTGTGGAATGTTCCTTATGCTATTTCCACATCAGGTGCTGAGCATGAGAAGAGTGGTGATGGGAGCAAACTGTCTCAGAGTTCGTGGCTCCTTGATACCTTGCAGAGTTATTGTCAAGAGCTTGAGTATTTTGTGAATTCTGGGCTGCTATTGTCATCAACCTCAGCATCCCAGGCTCAGCTGCTTGTTCAGCCTGTTGCGGTTGGTCTATCCATTGGGTTGTTCCCTGTTCCTAGAGACCCAGAAGCATTTATTCGCATGTTGCAGTCTCAAGTTCTGGATGTGATACTTCCTGTCTGGAACCACCCAATGTTTCCCAATTGTAGTCTTGGTTTCATCACTTCCATTATTTCCCTAATTACTCATGTATACAATGGCGTTAGCGATGCAAAACAAAATCGCAATGGATTACCTGGAACAGCGAGCCAACGTTTCATTCCGCCTCCACCAGATGAGGCTACAATTGCTACTATTGTTGAGATGGGTTTTTCCAGAGCAAGGGCCGAGGAAGCGCTGAGACGAGTGGAGACAAATAGTGTTGAGATGGCAATGGAATGGTTGTTTAGTCATGCCGAAGATCCTGTTCAGGAGGATGATGAGCTAGCTCGTGCCCTGGCCTTATCCCTAGGAAATTCAACAGAAACACCTAAAGTTGATGGGGCTGATAAGTCTGCTGATGCCTCTGCTGAAGAGGGACAGGCGAAACCACCTCCAGTGGATTATATCCTTGCTGTGGCAGTGAAATTGTTTCAGGGTTGTGATTCAATGGCATTGGCATTCCCGTTGACAGATTTACTTGGGACTCTTTGTAGCAGGAGCAAGGGGGAAGATCGCTCAAAAGTAATTTCTTATATTGTCCAGCAGCTAAAGCTTTGCCCACTTGACTTCTCGAAAGATAGCTGTGCATTGGGTATGATTTCACATACTTTAGCATTACTTCTTTCAGAAGATGGAACTACCCGGGAAATTGCTGCACAAAATGGGATTGTCTCTATTGCAGTTGATATCTTGATTAATTTTATGGAGAGGACAGAGGTGTCCCAAGAGCTCCTTGTCCCTAAATGCATCAGCGCGCTACTTCTTATATTGGATGATTTGGTGCAATCTAGGCCTAAGATATCCAGTGATGCTGATGAGGGAACAGTTCCTGGAGCTTTATCTGGCTTGTCAGGAAATCAAGCACCATCCGAAGCAATAAAGGAAAAATCCTTGCCTGCTGATGAATGCAAAGATGAATCGGCTAAGGATAGCTCTGTGTTTGAAAAACTTCTTGGAAAACCAACAGGTTACTTGACAATGGAGGAGAGTCATAAAGTACTTGGAATTGCTTGTGACCTGATAAAAAGACATGTTCCCCCAATTATTATGCAGGCCGTTCTTCAGTTATGTGCTCGCTTGACAAAATCACATGCTCTGGCTGTGCAATTCCTTGAAAGTGGTGGTATGGTTGCCCTCTTTAGCCTTCCAAGAAGTTGCTTTTTTCCTGGGTATGACACCTTAGCATCTGCTATTGTTAGACATCTTCTAGAAGATCCTCAGACACTGCAGACAGCTATGGAATTGGAGATACGCCAAACGCTGAGTGGAAGCAGGCATGGAGGGCGTGTACTGGCTAGAACATTTTTGACATCTATGGCACCTGTTATATCCAGAGATCCAGAGATCTTCATGAGAGCAGTGACTGCTGTCTGTCAGTTGGAGCCATCAGGAGGGAGGAGCATTATCGTGATCTCTAAAGATAAAGATAAAGACAAAGAGAAAAAGGCTTCTGGCTTCGACACTGGAGTATCTACTAATGAATGCATAAGACTAACTGAAAATAAGGCACATGATGGGTCTAGTAAGTTCTCCAAAGCCCACAAAAAGGTATCAGCAAATCTTACTCAAGTCATTGATTACTTACTTGAAATTGTGTCAACTTATCCTCCATACCATGGTGACGATGACTGGGGTGGGCATGCTAGTGCTATGGATATAGATGAACCAGCTAACAAAGTGAAGGGTAAATCGAAGGTTAATGAAACAATAAAGATAGGAACAGACAGTCAGTCGGAGAAATCAGCTGCTCTTGCTAAAGTGACTTTCGTTCTGAAGTTATTAAGCGATATTATGCTTATGTATGTTCACGTTGTTGGAGTAATCCTGAGACGAGATCTAGAAATGTGCCAACAACGTGGTTCTAGTCATTTCGAATATCCTGGACAGGGGGGCATAGTTCATCATGTTCTAcatcgtcttcttcccttgGCGATAGATAAGTCTGCTGGCCCTGATGAATGGAGAGACAAGCTCTCTGAAAAAGCTTCATGGTTTTTGGTTGTATTGGCTGGCCGCTCTAGTGAGGGAAGGAGAAGGGTAGTGAATGAACTGGTGAAAGCTTTGTCTTTATTCACAAATGTTGAGATCAATTCTTCAAGTAGCAGCTTGTTACCTGATAAGAAAGTCTTTGCTTTTGTTGATTTGGTCTACTCCATTCTGTCGAAGAATTCTTCATCTGGCAACCTACCCGGTTCCGGGTGTTCACCTGACATTGCCAAAAGCATGATAGATGGTGGGATTGTTCCTTGCCTCTCGGGCATTTTTCAGGTAATTGACTTGGACCATCCTGATGCACCGAAAGTTGTGAATCTCATACTCAAGTCTCTGGAAAGCTTGACAAGGGCTGCAAACACTAGTGAACAAGTCTCCAGGGCTGATACACTGAACAAGAAAAAAGTAAATGGCCCAATTGGAAGGGCTGATTCACAGGGTGGTGGAGCTGCATCTTCTCAACAATTACAATCTTCTGCTGAAAATAGAAGTTCTGAACATGGTCTCAGTGGGAATGCTGGTTCTGAAGCTGTGCCCCCAGATAATTCTCGGGATGATGGTGATCAAATTGCAAATCCAAACCAGTCGGCGGAACAAGAGTTGAGGATCGAGGATCCAACTACTGATACACCTTTGGATCTTGGGGATGATTATATGCGTGAGGATATGGAGGAAAGTGGTGCTTTACCCAATGGAGAGCAAATTGAGATGTCTTTTCATGTAGAAAATAGAGTAGATGATGATATGAATGAAGAGGAGGATGACATGGGCGATGATGGtgaggatgatgatgatggagAGGATGAGGATGAAGATATAGCTGAGGATGGCACTGGTTTGATGTCCTTGGCTGATACAGATGTGGAGGACCATGATGATACTGGCTTGGGGGACGAATATAATGATGATATGGTTGATGAAGAGGATGATGATTTCCATGAAAACCGTGTCATTGAGGTTAGGTGGAGGGAAGCCCTTGATGGTTTAGATCATTTGCAGGTCCTTGGACAACCTGGAGCTGGGGGAGGGCTAATTGATGTGTCAGCTGAAGCTTTTGAAGGCGTGAATGTTGATGATTTCTTTGGAATTCGTAGATCTTTTGGCTTTGAGCGTCGTCGCCAGGCCAATAGAACTTCCTATGAGCGGTCAGTTACAGAAGGGAATGGTCTTCAACATCCTCTCCTTTCAAGGCCATCAAATTCTGGTGATTTGTTTTCAATGTGGTCATCTGCTGGGAATTCATCCCGGGATTCTGAAGGCCTTTCTGCTGGTAACCTTGATCTAGCCCATTTTTATATGTTTGATGCTCCTGTTCTTCCTTATGACAATGCACCAACTAATCTATTTGGTGATCGGCTGGGTGGTTCCGCACCACCCCAACTAGCTGATTTTTCTGTTGGTTTAGAGTCCTTGCGCGGATCAGGTCGGAGAGGGCCAGGTGATGGCCGCTGGACCGATGATGGCCAACCCCAAGGTGGTGGTCAAGCTTCTGCAATTGCTCAAGCAGTTGAAGAGCAGTTCATATCGCAGCTAAGCAATACTGATCCTGCTGAAAGTGCTTCTGAACGGCCTTCACAGAACCTAGGATTACAAGAAAGGCACGAGGGTGATCCAGTTGTGGCCACTGATAATCAACTGGCTGTAGAG GAAGTAAACCCAGAGATTGTTGCTGAACCAGAAAGTGACGGTCATCAAGCAATAGAAGTTCAGCCAAGTGATATTGGTATGGATAGCATGGAAACTGGGGATGGAAGTGCTATTGGCACAGAGCCACTAGAGACATCTTCCAGTTCTGTGGCTCAGGATGGTGTGCTCTTTGATAGGACTTCAAGTGGTCTTGTGCCATCTCAGGCTGAGGGTTCTAATAGATCCCCAGGACCAGATAGTCATTCTAGTTGTCATGCACTTCTGGTGTCGGAGCCTGATATGGCTGGTCCAGGCGGTCATGCTTCATCTGTTCCAGAAAGTGTAGATGTCGAAATGAATGTTACTGATGTGGAAAGAGATCAGGTGGAATCAGGATTGCCTCTGTCTGGGGTTAATCTAGAGGAGCCATCAGTTCAGCAAGATGGTCTAGTAGCTCAAGATGCGGGCCGGACAGATGAAACTAGTTTGAACAGTGAGGCTTCCAATGCTAATGGTATAGATCCGACATTTTTGGAGGCACTTCCAGAAGATCTTCGTGCAGAGGTTCTTGCTTCTCAGCAAGCTCAGTCTGCTCCAGCACCTACATATGCACCTCCAAGAGTTGAAGACATTGATCCGGAGTTTTTAGCTGCGCTTCCTCCAGATATTCAAGCTGAGGTTCTTGCACAACAACGAGCGCAACGGATTGCACAGCAATCAGAAGGACAACCAGTTGACATGGACAATGCTTCGATAATTGCCACTTTTCCAGCTGATCTGCGAGAAGAG GTGCTTTTAACATCTTCAGAGGCTCTATTATCTGCATTGCCATCTCCATTACTTGCTGAAGCACAAATGCTTAGAGACAGAGCAATGAGTCACTACCATGCTCGCAGCTTGTTTGGAAGTAACCAGAGACTAAACACTAGGGGAAATAGATTTGGTTTTGATAGGCAAACGGTTATGGATAGGGGTGTTGGAGTCAATATTGGAAGGAGGGCATCTTCAGTTGCTGAGAACTTGAAGTTGAATGAACTTGAGGGAGAACCACTTTTGGATGCTAATGGCTTGAAAGCATTAATTCGTCTATTACGGCTGGCACAG CCTCTTGGGAAGGGTCTACTGCAGAGACTTTTGTTGAACTTGTGCTCACACAATAACACAAGAGCAATACTTGTTCGACTTCTTCTTGATATGATAAAGCCTGAGACTGTGAGCACCATGGGTGCAGTGACTTCAATGAATACACAGAGGCTCTATGGATGTCAGTCTGATGTTGTTTATGGCCGATCTCAATTATGTGATG GTGTTCCTCCACTTGTGTTGCGAAGGGTACTCGAGATTCTAACATATCTGGCTACGAACCATTCTGGTGTGGCCAGTCTCCTTTTCCACTTTGAGAGCTCAAATATTCCGGATTTTGCATATACAAACCAATCAGAGGGAAAGAATGCAAAAGGTAAGGATAAAATCACTGGTGGACAGCATCATATGTACGTTTCTGAAAGCTCAGAGAACAAGGATGTCCCTTTGATATTGCTTCTGAGACTTCTAAGTGAACCACTGTTCTTACGCAGTATTGCGCACCTTGAGCAG GTCATGGGTCTACTGCAAGTGGTGGTGTATGCTGCAGCGTCCAAAGTAGATATTCAAATTAATACTGAAGAAACTGCACCTCCAGCTGAAATCCCTCCTGGAAATGAAACCATCAGTGATACTCACTCTGATATGGAATCTATTCAACTTAACCAAAGTGCCACTGCTTTGAATTCCAAATCAGACGGCCAGAGAAGTGTTAGGACTAATGATATTTTCCTACTGATGCCTCATTCAGATCTGCGTAATCTCTGTGGTCTTCTTGGGCATGAAGG GCTTTCAGACAAAGTTTACACACTGGCTGGTGATGTGCTGAGGAAATTGGCCTCTGTAGCTGCTGCTCATCGCAAATTTTTTGTTGTGGAGCTCTCAGAGTTAGCTCAAAGGTTGAGCAGCTCAGCTGTGAATGAACTTATTACACTCAGGGACACACACATGCTGGGTTTGAGTGCTGGATCCATGGCCGGTGCTGCTGTTCTTCGGGTTCTTCAGATTCTCAGCTCTCTCACTTCTGTTGGCAGTGACAGTGACAAGACCAAAGCAAGGAATGACAATAATAAGGAGAAAGTGAATAATGAGGAACAGGAAGAACATGCTACAATGTGGAAGTTAAATGTGGCATTGGAGCCGCTATGGGAAGAACTAAGTGAGTGCATTAGTTCAATGGAATCTGAGTTGAATCAGAGCTCCCAGTCTTCGGTTGTCTCAAACATTAGCATGGGTGACCATATGCAGGGTTCTTCTTCAGCATCTCCTCCTCTTCCACCTGGAACTCAGAGACTCCTTCCTTTCATCGAGGGGTTTTTTGTTCTGTGTGAAAAGTTGCAGGCAAACAATTCAATATTGCAGCAAGATCAATCCAATGTGACTGCTAGAGAAGTGAAAGAGTCTGGTGGGAGTTCAGTTCCATTATCTATTAAAAGTGTGGATGCTTACAGGATATTTGATGGATCTGTCACATTTGTGAGGTTTGCTGAGAAGCATCGACGCCTTCTTAATGCTTTTGTGAGGCAGAATCCTGGTTTATTGGAAAAATCACTCTCAATGCTGCTTAAAGCTCCTCGGTTGATTGATTTTGACAACAAAAGAGCTTATTTTCGATCCAGGATTCGGCAGCAGCATGACCAACACCTCTCAGGGCCTCTGCGTATTAGTGTTAGACGGGCATACATTTTAGAGGATTCATATAATCAACTTCGAATGCGACCAAATCAAGACCTTAAGGGAAGGTTGAATGTTCATTTTCAAGGTGAAGAGGGTATTGATGCTGGTGGCTTGACTAGGGAATGGTATCAATTATTATCAAGGGTCATCTTTGACAAAGGAGCTCTGCTTTTCACTACAGTCGGAAATAATGCGACTTTTCAGCCAAATCCTAATTCTGTATATCAAACTGAACATCTCTCTTATTTCAGATTTGTCGGCCGCGTG GTAGCCAAAGCATTGTTTGATGGACAATTGCTAGATGTATATTTTACTCGGTCCTTCTATAAGCATATCCTTGGCGTGAAGGTGACCTATCATGATATTGAGGCTGTTGATCCTGATTACtataaaaatttgaaatggaTGCTGGAG AATGATGTTAGTGACATACCTGATCTGACCTTTAGCATGGATGCGGATGAAGAAAAGCACATTCTTTATGAGAAAACAGAG GTTACTGATTATGAGCTCAAACCGGGAGGAAGAAATATTAGAGTGACAGAGGAGACGAAGCATGAATATGTAGACCTTGTTGCCGATCATATCTTGACAAATGCCATCCGCCCCCAAATAAATTCGTTCCTTGATGGTTTCAATGAATTAGTACCACGGGAGCTTATATCTATTTTCAATGATAAGGAGcttgaattattaattagtggTCTTCCAGAGATTGATT TGGATGATCTGAAGGTCAATACCGAGTATACTGGTTACACATCAGCATCTAATGTTGTTCAGTGGTTCTGGGAGGTTGTTGAGGGATTCAACAAGGAAGATATGGCGAGATTACTCCAATTTGTAACAGGCACTTCAAAG GTTCCTTTAGAAGGGTTTAAGGCACTGCAAGGAATATCAGGTCCACAGAAGTTTCAGATCCACAAAGCATATGGAGCTCCTGAGAGACTTCCGTCAGCTCATACCTG CTTCAACCAACTGGACCTTCCCGAGTATTCCTCAAAGGGACAGCTTCAAGAGCGTTTGTTGTTGGCAATCCACGAGGCTAGTGAAGGGTTTGGGTTTGGTTAA